The following proteins are encoded in a genomic region of Leifsonia psychrotolerans:
- the nadE gene encoding ammonia-dependent NAD(+) synthetase: MREIQARIIADLTVAASIDPASEVRRRVQFLVDYIERTGASGLVLGISGGQDSSLAGRLCQLAIEQLAESGREARFVAVRLPYAVQHDEADAALALEFIRPESQAIFNIEPAVTGFEQQYRDSLGEAMTDFNKGNVKARARMIAQYAIAGQNGLLVVGTDHAAEAITGFFTKYGDGGSDLLPLAGLTKRQGRSLLIELGAPERLYLKPPTADLLDENPGQTDEVNLGLRYSDIDDYLEGLPVDDAVATALEARYLASGHKRRVPASPFDDWWR, translated from the coding sequence ATGCGAGAAATCCAGGCACGAATCATCGCGGATCTCACCGTGGCGGCGTCGATCGATCCGGCGAGCGAGGTGCGCCGGCGTGTGCAGTTCCTCGTCGACTACATCGAGCGCACGGGTGCGAGCGGTCTGGTGCTCGGCATCAGTGGCGGACAAGACTCCTCACTGGCGGGGCGGTTGTGTCAACTCGCGATCGAGCAACTCGCCGAATCCGGACGTGAGGCCCGCTTTGTTGCGGTGCGCCTGCCCTACGCCGTGCAGCACGACGAAGCAGATGCCGCGCTGGCGCTTGAATTCATCCGGCCGGAGTCGCAGGCGATCTTCAATATCGAGCCTGCCGTGACGGGGTTCGAACAGCAGTATCGCGACAGCCTGGGTGAGGCGATGACCGACTTCAACAAGGGCAATGTGAAGGCGCGAGCGCGCATGATCGCCCAGTACGCCATCGCTGGGCAGAACGGCCTTCTGGTGGTCGGGACCGACCACGCGGCAGAAGCTATCACCGGGTTCTTCACCAAATACGGTGACGGCGGCTCGGATCTGCTGCCGCTGGCGGGTCTAACGAAGCGGCAAGGTAGATCGCTTCTGATCGAGTTGGGTGCGCCCGAGCGCCTCTATCTCAAACCCCCCACCGCCGATCTGCTTGATGAGAATCCGGGGCAGACCGACGAAGTGAACCTGGGCCTGCGTTACTCGGACATCGACGATTACCTCGAGGGGCTCCCGGTCGATGATGCGGTTGCGACGGCGCTGGAGGCACGCTACCTGGCCTCTGGGCATAAGCGTCGTGTTCCCGCTTCACCATTCGACGACTGGTGGCGCTAG
- a CDS encoding EamA family transporter — protein MGYLYAILASLLFGLNGSTTKVIVEAGVTPAQLTFARVTIIAVVAGVVLLIKNRHAFRITRRQLLVMAGLGLFGVALVQWFYATAISLLPVGIALMLEYSGVLMVAMAARFVFQEQVKARIWVAIGAVLVGMALVAQIWASPLSGLGVIVGLLAAVCLAVYFLVGERQVASTSPLAVLFWSMLFASAFWFFFSAWWQFDPMLLVSRTSLGGSLESVSLPLWLLLLWNGLIGSFMPYLLSYLALATLSATGAGIVSTSEVIFAFAFAYLWLSESLDVIQMLGVLIVLTGIVLAQTARAGQTLDLDLARRDPPVTKQH, from the coding sequence GTGGGCTACCTCTACGCCATCCTCGCTTCGCTGCTGTTCGGCCTGAACGGCAGTACGACGAAGGTCATCGTCGAGGCCGGAGTGACCCCGGCTCAGCTCACCTTCGCGCGGGTCACGATCATTGCGGTGGTGGCCGGCGTGGTCTTGCTCATCAAGAACCGTCACGCCTTTCGAATCACCAGACGACAACTGCTGGTCATGGCGGGACTTGGCCTGTTTGGTGTGGCACTCGTGCAGTGGTTCTACGCGACGGCTATCAGTTTGCTGCCGGTCGGAATCGCACTCATGCTCGAGTATTCGGGCGTGCTGATGGTTGCAATGGCGGCCCGCTTTGTGTTCCAGGAGCAGGTGAAGGCGCGTATCTGGGTGGCGATCGGCGCGGTCTTGGTCGGAATGGCCTTGGTGGCGCAGATCTGGGCGAGTCCGCTGTCGGGCTTGGGAGTCATCGTTGGCCTCTTGGCTGCAGTCTGCTTGGCGGTGTACTTTCTTGTGGGCGAGCGTCAGGTGGCATCCACTTCGCCCCTTGCGGTGCTGTTCTGGTCGATGCTGTTCGCCAGTGCATTCTGGTTCTTCTTCAGCGCATGGTGGCAGTTCGATCCGATGCTGCTGGTTTCGCGGACGAGTCTCGGCGGCAGCCTCGAATCTGTCTCGCTGCCACTGTGGCTCCTTCTGCTCTGGAACGGTCTGATCGGATCGTTCATGCCCTATCTGCTCTCGTACCTTGCGTTGGCCACACTCAGCGCGACGGGTGCGGGTATCGTGTCGACCTCGGAGGTCATCTTTGCCTTTGCGTTCGCGTACCTGTGGCTTTCCGAATCGCTGGACGTGATCCAAATGCTGGGCGTGCTGATCGTCCTGACCGGTATCGTGCTCGCTCAGACTGCTCGAGCGGGACAGACTCTTGACCTTGATCTGGCGAGACGAGATCCGCCCGTCACGAAGCAGCACTGA
- a CDS encoding aldo/keto reductase — protein MTYLAAEERYSTMPYRRTGRSGLTLPALSLGLWHNFGHARAIETQADVLRRAFDRGITHFDLANNYGPPPGSAETNFGRVFAENFRPYRDELIVSTKAGYEMWAGPYGEWGSRKNMLSSLDASLGRMGLDYVDIFYSHRPDPETPIEETMGALATAVQQGKALYVGISNYDPAQTRAAYAALAEYRVPLLIHQPRYSMFDRTSEDGLFPALEELGMGSIAFSPLAQGLLTDRYLDGTVPIGSRIATSHFLDESALSEVYLTRARALNDIAAGRGQTLAQLAITWILRQPTVTSVLVGASSVAQLEQNIAALDSPALTAAEIAAIEPFAVNGTSVD, from the coding sequence ATGACTTACCTTGCCGCCGAAGAACGCTACTCGACGATGCCGTACCGGCGCACCGGACGGAGTGGCCTCACACTCCCGGCGCTGTCGCTTGGATTGTGGCACAACTTCGGGCACGCCCGCGCCATCGAGACACAGGCCGACGTACTGCGCCGCGCCTTCGACCGCGGCATCACGCATTTCGACCTTGCCAACAACTACGGCCCCCCTCCCGGCTCCGCTGAGACAAACTTCGGGCGGGTATTTGCCGAGAACTTCCGTCCGTATCGTGACGAACTGATTGTCTCGACCAAGGCCGGCTATGAAATGTGGGCGGGCCCGTACGGCGAATGGGGTTCCCGCAAAAACATGCTCTCCTCGCTCGACGCCAGCCTGGGTCGGATGGGTTTGGACTACGTCGATATTTTTTACTCACACCGCCCAGACCCCGAGACGCCGATCGAGGAAACCATGGGAGCGTTGGCTACTGCGGTGCAGCAGGGCAAGGCACTCTACGTGGGAATCTCCAACTATGACCCAGCACAAACCCGAGCTGCGTACGCAGCTTTGGCGGAATACCGGGTGCCCCTGCTCATCCATCAGCCGCGCTACTCGATGTTCGACCGCACGAGCGAGGACGGCTTGTTCCCGGCCCTCGAAGAACTTGGAATGGGCAGCATCGCGTTCTCGCCCCTCGCCCAGGGCCTTCTCACCGACCGATACCTCGACGGCACTGTGCCGATCGGTTCCCGGATTGCAACCAGTCACTTTCTTGACGAATCTGCACTGAGCGAGGTCTACCTCACACGCGCCAGGGCCCTGAACGACATTGCCGCCGGTCGGGGGCAAACGTTGGCTCAACTGGCCATCACCTGGATTCTGCGCCAACCCACCGTGACAAGTGTTCTTGTCGGTGCATCGAGCGTGGCACAGCTCGAGCAGAATATCGCGGCGCTCGACTCCCCCGCGCTGACGGCTGCTGAGATTGCGGCGATCGAACCGTTCGCAGTGAACGGCACTTCGGTCGACTAG
- a CDS encoding single-stranded DNA-binding protein, which produces MKNRITITGIVGSELSEATQAAGGIITKFRLVSNQGYYDKSNVWIETGANWYNVSAFRKLAPNVRDSLRKGEHIIVGGSLYLKEWVSGDKKGISLDLDAEFVGHDLNWCTTRSQRNGAAAPAPSATEEPSVGPTDDTCGPEGWPNTPSDAPSDDGFLPTESALHAP; this is translated from the coding sequence ATGAAGAATCGAATCACCATCACAGGCATTGTGGGCAGCGAACTGAGCGAGGCCACACAAGCTGCCGGGGGCATCATCACGAAGTTTCGGCTCGTCTCTAATCAGGGCTACTACGACAAGAGCAACGTCTGGATCGAGACGGGAGCCAATTGGTACAACGTCTCTGCGTTCAGGAAGCTTGCGCCCAACGTGCGTGACTCACTGCGTAAAGGTGAGCACATCATCGTCGGAGGGAGCTTGTATCTGAAGGAATGGGTCAGCGGAGACAAGAAGGGGATCTCGCTCGATCTTGACGCTGAGTTCGTCGGTCATGACCTCAATTGGTGCACTACTCGTTCCCAGCGGAATGGGGCGGCAGCCCCTGCGCCGTCCGCCACCGAGGAGCCTAGCGTCGGTCCCACCGATGACACCTGCGGCCCGGAAGGATGGCCGAATACGCCATCCGACGCACCATCCGACGACGGGTTCCTGCCGACGGAGTCGGCCCTTCACGCGCCGTAG
- a CDS encoding DUF6993 domain-containing protein, which produces MAAVKRVSVRRGMAVAGAGMAVTLVIALAGCSASEVSPSTSPAAPAPSASAPAPTTAPVLDPAESATENLPYFDFISQNVLTANPEAGGRDFIDALAVGGFDKTQMELTPDRTTVDLAADSVLFSVRFNSECLVGQSGAATGYHSYVAPILASGTCLVGTTRPIDW; this is translated from the coding sequence GTGGCTGCAGTGAAGCGCGTCAGCGTACGTCGGGGAATGGCTGTCGCCGGAGCTGGGATGGCGGTCACCCTTGTGATCGCCCTCGCCGGCTGCAGCGCCTCGGAGGTATCGCCGTCGACGTCACCGGCTGCTCCGGCGCCGTCGGCGTCGGCTCCGGCGCCGACGACTGCCCCTGTGTTGGACCCAGCTGAGAGTGCGACAGAAAATCTGCCGTACTTCGACTTCATCTCGCAGAACGTCCTCACAGCCAACCCCGAGGCTGGCGGCCGGGACTTCATCGACGCGCTCGCAGTGGGCGGGTTTGACAAAACTCAGATGGAACTCACCCCGGACCGTACGACCGTCGACCTCGCCGCCGACTCGGTACTCTTTAGCGTTCGCTTCAATTCCGAGTGCCTGGTTGGGCAGAGCGGTGCTGCTACCGGCTACCACAGCTACGTCGCACCGATACTCGCTTCGGGCACCTGTCTTGTGGGTACCACTCGCCCGATTGACTGGTAG